The following are encoded together in the Scytonema millei VB511283 genome:
- a CDS encoding glycosyltransferase: MSTDTRAIKILLYGKSFPVNYRSKVLIDLLQRSHYCVAQFNPDFYWTSNKFLAIFAWIDLFVKAIFADVIYLLPKNTIYIKNALWVAKLLRKKLIVEMHISLYDNYVKEYKTIQIDDKKAKAFKEFDILALTKSDYLIHSADYELVYWEKLLDIHVDRGKVFIAPNCNTSTTLLHQRSFMQDGVLKICWWGTFIPLHGIDKILQAMQTLKEKEVKFTCNLFGVDRPIFSTYTEKIQLANLGDCVFLRKDLNFADGSLPKYLVENCDLALGIFGDGDAARHALPNKLNEALAMRLPILTMNAPALTEFFNPEVDFWTCEPTAESIVMSILNIIHGVAYPVDWEQSRQKVVNTFNAVRYQEVLKQVLGKATPNILPKENQNSESGVLTTGRAALN, from the coding sequence GTGTCAACAGATACAAGAGCAATCAAAATTCTACTATATGGAAAGTCTTTTCCGGTTAATTACCGTTCTAAAGTTTTGATCGATCTGCTTCAGCGATCGCACTACTGTGTTGCTCAATTTAACCCTGACTTTTATTGGACGAGCAACAAGTTCTTAGCTATATTTGCTTGGATCGATCTTTTTGTGAAGGCTATCTTTGCCGATGTCATATATTTGCTGCCCAAAAATACCATTTATATTAAAAATGCTCTTTGGGTAGCAAAGCTTCTACGGAAAAAATTAATTGTAGAGATGCATATCTCGCTTTACGACAATTATGTAAAAGAATACAAAACGATTCAAATCGATGATAAAAAAGCCAAAGCCTTTAAAGAGTTCGATATCTTGGCTCTCACGAAATCGGATTATTTGATCCATAGTGCCGATTACGAATTAGTATATTGGGAAAAACTACTCGATATTCATGTCGATCGCGGTAAGGTTTTTATTGCTCCTAACTGCAATACTTCTACCACGCTACTGCACCAAAGAAGTTTCATGCAGGATGGCGTACTTAAAATTTGCTGGTGGGGAACGTTTATTCCGCTGCACGGCATAGATAAGATCTTGCAAGCAATGCAAACTTTAAAGGAAAAAGAAGTTAAGTTTACTTGCAATTTATTTGGTGTAGATCGACCTATTTTCTCCACATATACTGAGAAGATTCAGCTAGCAAATCTTGGAGATTGTGTTTTTCTCAGAAAAGATCTCAACTTCGCTGATGGCTCTTTACCTAAATATTTAGTTGAGAACTGCGATCTAGCATTAGGTATTTTTGGAGATGGAGATGCAGCACGCCATGCTCTCCCAAATAAATTGAATGAAGCTCTTGCTATGAGACTGCCGATTTTAACTATGAATGCTCCTGCCTTGACCGAATTTTTTAACCCTGAAGTAGACTTTTGGACATGCGAACCTACGGCTGAGTCAATTGTCATGTCAATTTTAAATATTATTCATGGCGTAGCGTATCCTGTCGATTGGGAGCAGAGTCGTCAAAAAGTTGTCAATACATTCAATGCTGTACGGTATCAAGAAGTCTTGAAACAAGTATTAGGGAAAGCTACCCCTAATATATTACCAAAAGAAAATCAGAATTCTGAAAGTGGAGTCTTAACAACTGGTCGGGCTGCACTTAATTAA
- a CDS encoding acyltransferase yields the protein MLKMPIYRTILARLGTSAQIHRGVQLLRPHGIEIGNRTTLESGVILKNVGKHSKIWIGDSVTLESGVRLKSSAHNSRIRIGDGTLIERGVDIKVHPLGTIEIGANTHIGPYTCLSGKSISIGNNCLIASHGGIYAGNHNFSDCTRPIRGQGIIYKEKGIAIEDDCWLGSGVRVVDGVTIGRGSVIGAGAVVTKDIPPYSVAVGVPAKVISQRHDADNKL from the coding sequence ATTTTAAAAATGCCAATCTATCGCACTATCTTGGCGCGATTAGGTACATCTGCTCAAATTCATCGAGGCGTTCAACTTTTGCGTCCTCATGGAATCGAAATTGGCAACAGAACTACGCTTGAGTCTGGAGTTATCTTAAAAAACGTCGGAAAACATAGCAAAATCTGGATTGGAGATTCGGTAACTCTTGAGTCTGGCGTTCGCTTAAAAAGCTCCGCTCACAATAGCAGAATTCGGATCGGAGATGGGACATTAATTGAACGTGGAGTTGATATCAAAGTTCATCCTCTGGGTACGATTGAGATTGGCGCAAATACTCACATTGGACCTTATACATGTTTGTCTGGTAAATCTATCAGCATTGGGAACAACTGTTTGATTGCTTCTCATGGCGGAATTTATGCTGGCAATCATAATTTTTCGGATTGTACTCGTCCCATTAGAGGACAAGGAATTATTTACAAAGAAAAGGGAATTGCGATCGAGGATGATTGCTGGCTGGGTAGTGGAGTCAGAGTTGTTGATGGAGTAACCATTGGTAGAGGAAGTGTCATTGGAGCCGGAGCTGTGGTAACTAAAGATATTCCACCTTACTCTGTGGCAGTGGGTGTACCTGCTAAGGTAATTTCTCAACGACATGATGCTGACAACAAATTGTAG
- the rfbC gene encoding dTDP-4-dehydrorhamnose 3,5-epimerase encodes MKFIETKLKGAFIIDLDERVDNRGFFARTFCMKEFIDHGLKPTVAQCNLSFNYKKGTLRGMHYQTPPATETKLVRCTQGAIYDVIIDMRPDSPTYLSHIGVELSAENRRALYVPDLFAHGYQTLTPNAEVVYQVSEFYTPGSEKGLRYNDPALAIEWRLPVSEISPKDATWSLLLEPASVGV; translated from the coding sequence ATGAAATTTATCGAAACAAAACTCAAAGGCGCATTCATTATTGACTTAGACGAGCGAGTTGACAATAGAGGTTTCTTTGCTCGAACTTTTTGCATGAAGGAATTTATCGACCACGGATTAAAGCCAACTGTCGCTCAGTGTAATTTGTCTTTTAATTACAAAAAAGGCACGCTCAGGGGGATGCACTATCAAACTCCCCCAGCTACAGAAACTAAGTTAGTCCGGTGTACTCAAGGTGCAATTTACGACGTAATTATCGATATGCGTCCTGATTCTCCGACATATTTGTCACATATTGGCGTAGAACTCTCGGCAGAAAATCGCAGAGCTTTATACGTACCGGATTTGTTTGCTCATGGCTATCAAACCCTCACGCCTAATGCTGAAGTCGTGTATCAAGTGAGCGAGTTTTACACTCCAGGTTCCGAAAAAGGACTGCGCTACAACGATCCGGCGCTGGCGATTGAGTGGCGCTTACCTGTGAGCGAGATTTCGCCTAAAGATGCAACTTGGTCTTTACTGTTAGAACCCGCGAGTGTAGGAGTCTAG
- a CDS encoding GDSL-type esterase/lipase family protein encodes MSAINGTEATEILRGDRQNDIINGAGGDDTIDGGAGNDILIGGKGKDRLIGGDGIDTVDYSQSSRGIIADLNRGVILAPIYGTSRTPRIMPLGDSKTAGGHRVEPTPGAYRIQLWQNFVADGLSIDFVGSLSNGPSSLGDRDHEGHGGWTTDEISALLDTGILKTYQPHIILLTIGTNDTGTSSVNEMYGDLSRLIDRIAEQSPNTQIFVSSIAPIDPNGSKGVKPEAAENAEDFNALLPQLVNNKVSQGKKVAFVDAEGSLTIDDLGSDGVHPSYQGYKKIGNKWYDALVERDTISSVENVIGTAYKDKLLGNVSNNVLEGAASRDILTGGGGIDTFIYRSPQHGNDTITDFGTDDFFQFSAAYFGGGLVAGTPLSLTEATTGVFVSSDNPLALGTSANFLYNTATGILSFDQDGVGIDAAMTIARLRSLPSLNWEQIQIIA; translated from the coding sequence TTGAGCGCGATTAACGGTACTGAAGCTACCGAAATTTTGCGTGGCGATCGCCAAAATGACATCATCAATGGAGCTGGAGGCGACGATACTATTGATGGTGGAGCAGGTAACGATATTCTCATCGGAGGCAAGGGGAAAGACCGACTGATTGGTGGTGACGGTATCGATACCGTAGATTACAGCCAATCCAGCAGGGGAATTATAGCCGATCTCAACCGAGGTGTTATCTTAGCGCCGATATACGGAACATCAAGAACGCCGAGAATTATGCCCCTTGGCGATTCCAAGACCGCAGGCGGACACCGTGTCGAACCGACTCCAGGAGCCTACCGGATTCAGTTGTGGCAAAATTTCGTGGCGGATGGTTTGAGCATAGATTTTGTGGGTTCGCTATCCAATGGACCTAGCAGTCTCGGCGATCGAGACCATGAAGGACATGGCGGGTGGACGACTGATGAGATTTCTGCTTTACTCGACACAGGTATACTTAAGACCTATCAGCCGCACATTATACTATTGACGATTGGCACGAACGACACGGGAACGAGTTCTGTCAATGAAATGTATGGCGATCTGAGCCGCCTGATCGACCGCATTGCTGAGCAGTCACCCAACACGCAGATTTTTGTTTCTTCCATTGCACCGATCGATCCAAATGGATCTAAAGGTGTAAAACCAGAAGCAGCAGAAAACGCTGAAGACTTTAACGCTCTGCTTCCCCAACTGGTTAACAACAAAGTTAGCCAAGGTAAAAAAGTTGCTTTTGTAGATGCAGAGGGTAGTTTAACCATTGACGATCTCGGGTCAGATGGCGTTCACCCCAGTTATCAAGGCTACAAAAAAATTGGGAATAAATGGTATGACGCGCTCGTGGAGCGCGACACTATCAGCAGCGTCGAAAACGTGATTGGTACGGCTTATAAGGATAAATTATTAGGTAATGTTAGTAATAACGTCCTAGAAGGTGCTGCAAGTAGGGATATTCTGACTGGGGGTGGGGGTATAGATACCTTTATCTATCGATCGCCTCAACATGGTAACGATACCATTACCGATTTTGGTACAGATGACTTTTTCCAATTCTCTGCTGCTTATTTTGGTGGTGGTTTAGTTGCGGGTACGCCTTTGAGCTTGACGGAAGCAACAACAGGTGTTTTTGTCAGCAGCGATAATCCCCTTGCTCTGGGTACGAGCGCCAATTTTCTCTACAATACTGCCACGGGCATTCTGAGTTTTGACCAAGATGGAGTTGGGATTGATGCAGCCATGACCATAGCCAGACTCAGGAGCTTACCCAGTTTAAATTGGGAGCAAATTCAAATTATTGCTTAA
- a CDS encoding GDSL-type esterase/lipase family protein yields MPEIFGTKAADNLQGNAQDSIIYGLEGDDTLIGGTGNDILIGGTGKDALDGGAGIDTVSYFNATSGVTVDLNADVATRTAKLMPLGDSITYGFVSDVNPDSGGYRLKLSELLQANGINIDFVGSLSNGPTTLSDKDHEGHSGWTIDQIDGKVNEWLNTSQPDVVLLTIGTNDTYGDSVGQMSQELSNLIDKIVQYSPDTYVFVATIPPTNNQERVQKIAEYNAAIPGIVEQKRSEGKQVKFVDMSSLTTDDISRPPDDNGLHPTTTGYSKIASLWYEALQDLGISQGTFTVDRDTLVNIEYIDGSRYNDTLIGNAVGNAIAGNAGADVLTGGGGRDVFVYRSYTDGGDTITDFNATDDLIQISASGFGGGLTAGVTLSLTAAATGTFVSGNNPQSLGNNANFLYDTATGILSFDADGIGTNSAVTIAQFSGLPNLNPTQISIVA; encoded by the coding sequence TTGCCAGAAATATTTGGTACTAAAGCTGCTGACAATTTGCAGGGCAATGCCCAGGACAGTATCATCTATGGATTAGAAGGCGATGACACGCTTATCGGAGGGACTGGCAATGACATTTTGATTGGTGGTACGGGCAAAGACGCTTTAGATGGTGGCGCGGGAATCGACACGGTTAGTTATTTTAACGCTACCAGTGGTGTTACCGTCGATCTAAATGCGGACGTAGCGACGCGCACAGCCAAGTTGATGCCCCTGGGTGACTCGATTACCTATGGTTTTGTCAGTGATGTAAATCCTGACTCAGGCGGCTATCGCCTGAAGTTGTCGGAGTTATTGCAGGCTAATGGAATTAATATAGATTTTGTCGGTTCCCTATCCAATGGACCTACAACCCTCAGCGATAAAGACCATGAAGGACATAGCGGTTGGACGATCGACCAGATCGACGGCAAAGTTAATGAATGGCTGAATACTTCCCAACCAGATGTCGTTCTATTAACGATTGGCACAAATGACACCTACGGAGATTCTGTAGGGCAAATGTCCCAAGAGCTGAGCAATTTAATTGACAAAATCGTCCAGTATTCCCCAGATACTTATGTATTTGTAGCCACCATTCCACCGACCAACAACCAGGAACGGGTACAAAAGATAGCGGAGTATAATGCTGCCATTCCTGGGATTGTGGAGCAAAAGCGATCGGAGGGCAAACAAGTTAAGTTCGTCGATATGAGTTCTCTGACGACGGACGATATATCTAGACCACCAGATGACAACGGACTGCATCCCACGACTACAGGTTACAGTAAGATTGCGAGTTTATGGTACGAAGCCCTACAAGATTTAGGTATAAGCCAAGGTACGTTCACAGTCGATCGCGACACGCTCGTTAATATCGAATACATTGACGGCTCTAGATACAATGACACGCTAATCGGGAATGCGGTGGGAAATGCGATCGCGGGCAACGCTGGGGCGGATGTGCTAACTGGCGGTGGTGGAAGAGATGTTTTCGTGTATCGCTCCTATACAGATGGCGGCGATACGATTACTGACTTTAACGCCACCGACGATTTAATTCAAATCTCTGCTAGCGGTTTTGGTGGTGGTTTAACAGCTGGGGTAACGTTAAGTTTGACTGCTGCTGCTACTGGCACGTTTGTTAGTGGTAACAATCCCCAGTCTCTCGGCAATAATGCCAACTTTTTATACGATACCGCTACAGGTATATTGAGTTTTGATGCGGATGGTATTGGTACGAATTCAGCTGTCACCATAGCTCAGTTCAGTGGCTTACCTAACCTAAATCCAACTCAAATTAGTATAGTGGCGTAG
- a CDS encoding NAD(P)H-dependent oxidoreductase, whose translation MIVVDRALQARAEAGNPVRVGMIGAGFMGRGIANQIINSVPGMELVAIFNRDVEKAMRAYREAGIEDAKAVQTVSGLEAAIAARQYAVTDDAMLLCQATGIDALIEVTGAVEFGAHVVMKAIAHRKHVIMMNAELDGTIGPILKVYADRAGVILSACDGDQPGVQMNLYRFVKSIGLTPLVCGNIKGLQDPYRNPTTQAGFAQRWGQNPCMVTSFADGTKISFEQAIVANATGMQVAKRGMLGYYHDGHVDEMTSKYDLDQLKALGGIVDYAVGAKPGPGVYVFGTHDDPKQRHYLNLYKLGEGPLYSFYTPYHLCHFEVPLSVARAVLCQDPVMTPIAGAVVEVVTTAKIDLKAGETLDGIGEYMTYGQCENADVVRSQNLLPMGLAVGCRLKRDLPKDKVLTYDDVELPTGRLCDRLRAEQEAHFGIQPTAKSPVAV comes from the coding sequence ATGATCGTTGTCGATCGCGCTTTACAAGCACGGGCAGAAGCAGGCAACCCCGTTCGCGTGGGGATGATTGGTGCTGGCTTTATGGGACGAGGTATTGCCAACCAAATTATCAATTCCGTCCCAGGTATGGAATTGGTAGCGATTTTTAACCGCGATGTCGAGAAAGCCATGCGTGCTTATCGCGAGGCGGGAATAGAAGACGCGAAAGCTGTCCAGACTGTATCTGGCTTAGAAGCAGCGATCGCCGCCAGACAGTATGCAGTCACAGATGATGCAATGCTGTTGTGTCAAGCTACGGGCATTGATGCTTTGATTGAAGTCACGGGCGCGGTAGAATTTGGGGCGCATGTCGTTATGAAGGCGATCGCCCACCGCAAGCATGTCATTATGATGAATGCGGAACTCGACGGGACGATCGGTCCTATCCTCAAAGTCTATGCCGATCGCGCTGGGGTTATCCTCTCGGCTTGCGATGGCGACCAACCAGGCGTGCAGATGAATCTTTACCGTTTTGTCAAGAGTATCGGTTTAACTCCGCTAGTCTGCGGCAACATTAAAGGACTGCAAGATCCTTACCGCAATCCTACCACCCAAGCGGGTTTTGCTCAGCGTTGGGGACAAAACCCTTGTATGGTAACGAGTTTTGCTGACGGAACCAAGATTTCCTTCGAGCAGGCGATCGTGGCTAACGCTACAGGTATGCAAGTTGCCAAGCGCGGGATGTTGGGCTACTACCATGACGGTCATGTAGATGAAATGACATCTAAATACGATCTCGACCAATTAAAAGCATTAGGTGGGATTGTCGATTATGCCGTTGGTGCTAAACCCGGTCCAGGGGTGTATGTCTTTGGAACTCACGACGACCCGAAACAGAGACACTATCTCAATCTCTACAAGTTGGGCGAAGGTCCTCTCTACAGTTTTTATACTCCCTACCACCTCTGCCATTTTGAAGTTCCCTTATCAGTAGCGCGGGCGGTTTTATGTCAAGATCCTGTCATGACTCCGATTGCTGGTGCTGTAGTCGAAGTCGTCACCACTGCCAAAATCGACCTCAAAGCTGGAGAAACTCTCGATGGCATTGGCGAGTACATGACTTACGGACAATGCGAAAATGCCGACGTGGTGCGATCGCAAAATCTTTTACCAATGGGTTTGGCTGTTGGTTGTCGCTTGAAGCGAGATTTGCCAAAAGATAAAGTTCTCACTTACGACGACGTAGAACTACCTACAGGTAGACTGTGCGATCGATTACGGGCAGAACAAGAAGCGCATTTCGGCATTCAGCCAACCGCAAAATCTCCTGTAGCAGTGTAA
- a CDS encoding NAD-dependent epimerase/dehydratase family protein, which produces MKILVTDPEGYVGSLVVACFQQQGHEVISVSQANGGAALSLIQLAVTDLQNFDAVIHTGEICGNLALHPQIACNIHYRDAMHLANLAKAAGVSRFIYLSSCSVYGAGEEEYVTEESPVRPQTPSATCKAAIESDLLTIASVEFSPTILRPAIAFGASPRIRFDVVLNNMAGLAWTANKINIPGKGLSWCPVVHVLDICQIINCILQAPRPLVHQQIFNVGDTNHNYQLIEIAAMVAEVFQVENFSFGHHGFGDRGLFMTFDKIYQFFPDFQCGWNPRQGAEQLLNFFTLTDSIQSHFTLARSPHRQSENYPFHTASIA; this is translated from the coding sequence ATGAAAATACTCGTTACCGATCCTGAAGGATATGTAGGTTCCCTTGTTGTTGCCTGCTTCCAACAACAAGGTCATGAGGTGATTAGCGTCAGTCAAGCGAATGGTGGTGCTGCCTTATCTTTGATTCAGCTGGCAGTAACCGACTTGCAAAATTTTGACGCAGTCATACATACGGGAGAAATCTGCGGGAATCTAGCCTTGCATCCGCAAATCGCCTGTAACATCCACTACAGAGATGCTATGCACTTGGCAAACTTAGCCAAAGCTGCTGGAGTCAGCCGCTTTATTTATTTGTCGTCCTGTAGCGTTTATGGTGCGGGTGAGGAAGAATACGTCACGGAAGAATCTCCCGTTCGTCCTCAAACTCCTTCTGCTACTTGTAAAGCTGCGATTGAAAGCGATCTACTGACGATCGCCTCGGTAGAATTCTCGCCGACAATTCTCCGTCCGGCAATAGCTTTCGGTGCTTCTCCCCGCATTCGCTTTGATGTCGTTCTTAACAATATGGCAGGATTAGCTTGGACGGCTAACAAGATTAATATTCCTGGCAAGGGTCTATCTTGGTGTCCTGTCGTCCACGTTCTAGATATTTGCCAAATTATCAATTGCATTCTCCAAGCACCGCGTCCTCTCGTTCATCAACAAATTTTTAATGTTGGTGATACAAATCATAACTATCAACTCATAGAAATTGCTGCTATGGTAGCAGAAGTTTTTCAAGTTGAGAATTTTAGCTTTGGGCATCATGGTTTTGGCGATCGCGGTCTATTTATGACTTTTGACAAGATTTATCAGTTTTTCCCTGATTTTCAATGTGGTTGGAATCCTCGGCAAGGTGCGGAACAATTATTAAATTTCTTTACTCTTACCGATTCGATCCAAAGTCATTTTACATTGGCGCGATCGCCTCACCGTCAGTCAGAAAACTATCCTTTCCATACTGCGTCAATAGCCTAG
- a CDS encoding glycosyltransferase family 39 protein has protein sequence MHRSLSSKNFPWLQRFLVAILILGIFFRLINLDRKVYWFDEGFTSLRVGGYVIREVVQQTFNGKIIDVSEFRQYLSPNHNRNWLDTIASLAIEDPQHPPLYYLMLRQWMQWFGNSVTAIRSLSAVTSLLVFPCIYWLCRELFPLSPLTGWMAIALVAISPFHVLYAQEARQYSLWTVTILLSSAALLQAKRCYSRLNWGIYAIALTSALYTFLFSAFVAIAHGIYILVTENSSRRWRWTKTVRAYLLATSIALAIFTPWLAIAIRNYGRLRDSTNWISAAKISACQLVFSWGNTIRLIFFNATNLDFLISPVTLILVGYAAYFTYRFSERKVWFFLLTLFGGTALCLAIPDFITQGQRTLQARFLISCYLSIQIAVAYLFTTKVVSPHFPQWQRKIWLWIAIAIFTGSIFSSTKIAYSKAAWNKGKNQNDNEIARIINQATRPLVVVSNYQSLYDCNATYLFSFSHLLNPNVKLLLINQKNIAIDTAQFSDVFLYNPCGLTDFKSRFAREFLALIARLKTKQNYIIEPINVEQSNVIWSLKSVQ, from the coding sequence ATGCATCGTTCCCTCAGTAGCAAAAATTTCCCCTGGTTGCAGAGATTTCTCGTAGCTATTTTAATTTTAGGTATATTTTTTCGCTTAATTAACCTCGATCGCAAAGTTTACTGGTTTGACGAAGGCTTTACTTCTTTAAGAGTTGGCGGTTATGTGATTCGAGAAGTCGTACAGCAAACTTTTAACGGGAAAATTATTGATGTTAGCGAATTTCGGCAGTATTTAAGTCCAAATCATAACCGCAATTGGCTAGATACGATCGCATCATTAGCAATAGAAGATCCGCAGCATCCACCACTTTATTATTTAATGTTGCGTCAGTGGATGCAATGGTTTGGTAATTCGGTAACAGCTATCCGCAGTTTGTCTGCTGTTACTAGCTTACTTGTATTTCCTTGCATCTATTGGCTGTGCCGAGAATTATTTCCATTATCGCCCTTAACGGGATGGATGGCGATCGCTTTAGTTGCTATTTCTCCGTTTCACGTCCTCTACGCTCAAGAAGCGCGACAATACAGTTTATGGACTGTGACAATTTTACTTTCTAGTGCTGCTTTATTACAAGCCAAGCGCTGCTACAGTCGATTGAATTGGGGAATTTACGCGATTGCTCTTACATCTGCTCTATATACTTTTTTATTTTCTGCTTTTGTGGCGATCGCGCACGGAATTTATATATTGGTAACTGAAAATTCGAGTCGAAGGTGGCGCTGGACAAAAACAGTTCGAGCTTATTTATTGGCTACAAGTATAGCATTAGCAATCTTCACCCCTTGGCTAGCGATCGCTATTCGTAACTATGGCAGATTGCGAGATTCAACGAATTGGATATCCGCTGCTAAAATATCTGCTTGTCAGCTAGTCTTTTCGTGGGGAAATACGATAAGACTAATTTTTTTCAATGCCACTAATTTAGACTTTTTAATCTCGCCAGTGACTCTGATTTTAGTCGGATATGCAGCCTATTTCACCTATCGGTTCTCCGAACGTAAAGTTTGGTTTTTTCTCTTAACCCTATTTGGAGGTACAGCCTTATGCTTGGCAATTCCAGACTTTATTACTCAGGGACAAAGAACGCTACAAGCTCGATTTTTAATTTCTTGCTATCTTAGCATTCAAATTGCTGTTGCTTATCTTTTTACTACTAAAGTTGTTTCCCCTCATTTTCCTCAATGGCAAAGAAAAATTTGGCTATGGATAGCGATCGCTATCTTCACAGGTAGTATATTTTCTTCTACTAAAATTGCTTACTCAAAAGCTGCGTGGAACAAAGGTAAAAATCAAAATGACAACGAAATTGCTCGAATTATCAATCAGGCTACTCGTCCGCTAGTCGTTGTCAGTAATTATCAATCTCTGTACGATTGTAATGCTACTTATTTATTTTCTTTTAGTCATCTTCTAAATCCAAATGTTAAGCTTTTACTAATCAATCAAAAAAATATTGCAATTGATACAGCGCAATTTAGTGATGTATTTTTATATAATCCCTGCGGTTTGACAGATTTCAAATCTAGATTTGCAAGGGAGTTTTTAGCACTGATAGCTCGGCTTAAAACAAAGCAAAATTATATAATCGAGCCAATAAATGTCGAACAGTCTAATGTTATTTGGTCATTAAAATCTGTGCAATGA
- a CDS encoding AI-2E family transporter produces MKPDMQEPPNFWERLNNLVLVRFLLLFLSGWASILLLKYFEDVIAIFSFAAILAFLLSYPVQWLQKYLPRYVAVAIVFLISLVLIIALTITVGLSLVSQAQQLINSITAFLNSLIPLVENLEVFLRNRNIIVDLNAIQQQLQNQILSGLSVGLSYSFSTIQIFFTNFLNLILIAVVSFFMLLDGQRLWGFILKSVPKNRRARFELIVKRKFSGFVQGQLILMLFLTTSSFIVFLVLSVPFPLVLAAIVGVFDAIPGIGATLGVGIIFLIVLSQNVWLALKVLAACIILQQIQDNLISPRVMQGSLNVNPVVIFFALLVGARVAGLLGVFLAIPITSVIVSLFEIDEMKAEVS; encoded by the coding sequence ATGAAGCCAGATATGCAGGAACCACCGAATTTTTGGGAACGCTTAAATAATTTGGTGTTGGTGCGTTTCTTGCTACTCTTTCTTTCTGGATGGGCTTCTATCTTGCTGCTAAAATATTTCGAGGATGTGATTGCAATTTTCTCATTTGCTGCGATCTTAGCGTTTTTACTCAGCTATCCCGTACAGTGGTTGCAAAAATACTTGCCTCGCTATGTAGCAGTTGCTATAGTTTTCCTCATTAGTTTAGTATTAATTATTGCGCTCACAATTACTGTTGGTTTATCGTTAGTATCTCAAGCACAACAGTTAATTAATAGTATTACAGCTTTTTTGAACTCTTTAATTCCTTTAGTAGAAAACCTAGAGGTATTTTTACGCAATCGTAATATTATAGTCGATCTAAATGCTATTCAACAACAGTTACAAAATCAAATTCTCTCAGGACTGAGTGTGGGTTTATCTTATAGTTTTTCTACTATTCAAATATTTTTTACTAATTTTCTCAATTTAATTCTGATTGCGGTAGTTTCCTTTTTTATGCTGCTCGACGGTCAACGACTTTGGGGATTTATTCTAAAGTCTGTACCGAAAAATCGACGGGCAAGATTTGAACTTATTGTGAAGCGAAAATTTTCAGGTTTCGTACAAGGTCAACTCATTCTAATGTTATTCTTAACGACTTCTAGCTTTATAGTTTTCTTAGTATTAAGCGTACCTTTTCCTTTAGTTTTAGCAGCAATCGTGGGGGTTTTTGATGCAATTCCTGGGATTGGAGCAACTTTAGGAGTTGGAATTATTTTTCTAATTGTTTTATCTCAAAATGTCTGGCTGGCATTAAAAGTATTAGCTGCTTGTATTATTTTGCAGCAGATTCAAGATAATTTAATTTCTCCTAGAGTGATGCAAGGTTCTTTAAACGTCAATCCAGTCGTAATCTTTTTTGCATTACTGGTGGGAGCAAGAGTAGCAGGATTATTAGGTGTTTTTCTGGCTATTCCCATTACTAGCGTGATTGTCAGTTTGTTTGAGATTGATGAGATGAAAGCAGAAGTGTCTTAA
- a CDS encoding DUF2288 domain-containing protein — protein sequence MEDLRTELAESLDRAEWEWLIPHAMRDALVVVAPQLDILDVGVAIANDNVSAVQHWIGEALIAKPSTNQLSDWNSDRARQFNTLIVQPYVLVQELSVA from the coding sequence ATGGAAGATTTAAGAACAGAACTGGCGGAAAGTTTAGATAGAGCTGAGTGGGAGTGGTTGATTCCTCATGCAATGCGAGATGCACTGGTAGTTGTTGCACCACAGCTCGATATTCTTGATGTTGGGGTGGCGATCGCGAATGATAACGTGAGTGCGGTACAACATTGGATCGGTGAAGCATTGATTGCTAAGCCTTCTACCAATCAACTTTCTGATTGGAATAGCGATCGCGCTAGGCAGTTTAATACTCTGATCGTCCAACCATACGTCCTCGTACAAGAGCTATCTGTTGCTTGA